The window GTTGATCCTGAAGCGAGTTTGATGAGTGGCAGTCGATTCATCGCGGTCGGGAACAACACGCGAGGTGCCGGTGATCCCAATGCGGCGTTGATGCGTCAGGATGGTCGGTTGCTGGTGACAATCGGTGGGCTTGGGCAACTCGGTGTGGTCGAACCCGGTGGGATTGGTGTCACGCGAATTGCGACTGGCAAACGTCCGGTAGCGATCGCGGAAATCTCGGCGGACCGATTTTTGATTGCCAACGAGCTGTCTGACACGCTCACGCGAGTTGATTTTCATGCTGATGCAAGCGTGGTCAGGAAGCTGTTGAACGAGCGTGGCGAGACAAAGCAAAACGAGACTCCGCAATTCGAGTCGAAGCCATACGACAAAGAGGAATACAGTTCGAGCAAGTACGAAGCGGAGAGTTACCGAACCGAAGACTATGACACCCGTGATTACGACTTGGACAGTGACGACGATGGTGAGTCGGAAGACGCCGACTATGAGACGCAGTCGTATCGTGCATCGGATGATCCGGAAGCTGAACCCATTCGACCGGTGCGAAAGATCGCGAGCTATCAAATCGGTCCGGACGCGACGAATGAAATCGAGGCTCTGTTTGCGACCGCAACAACGCTTAGCCTGGGCATTTCACCAGAACTCGAGCCGGCTGATCGCGGCGAGGCGTTGTTTTTTGACGCCAGTCTTTCGCGGGGTGGTTGGTACAGCTGTCACAGTTGCCATACCGATGGACACACGAGCGGATCCTTGGCGGACACGCTCAGCGATGGAGGCGAGGGGGCGCCGAAGCGGGTTTTGTCGCTTCGGGGCGTTGGGCAAACCGGACCTTGGGCGTGGATCGGCGACAAGTCGGTGATTGACGAACAAGTCAAGCAAACGCTTCGGCTGACAATGCAGGGAAGAAGGCTGAATGACCGCGACGTTTCTGATCTGGTCGCGTTCCTGAAATCGATTCCACCGCCACCCGTCTTTGATCCATCTGATTCGGAGGCGGATCGTTTGCTCTTAGAGGAAGGCAGGCATTTGTTTGAAACATTGGACTGTGTTGCGTGTCACTCAGGGCACGTGTTCACATCCGATGCATCCTATGACGTTGGGTTGGATGACGAACGAGGCACGAAAGAGTTCAACCCACCATCCCTGCGTGGTGTGGGGCATCTCAATGGACTGTTCCATGACTTGCGTGCGACAAGCTTGGAAGACGTCGTTGGCAAATTTCGCCACCAACTGCCACGAGACCTATCGGAGGAGGAGCAGACGCAACTCATTCGATACCTACGAAGTCTGTAGAGACCGATTTGTTCTTTTGTCTTTCGAGTGGCAAATAGTTCGCCTTCCGACTGCGGTTTTCAGTAGAAAGACCGTTTGGATATCGCATCTAAATCGAAATCGCGTAAAACGTGTTGGCAGCGGTACCAACCTGAATTTGGCATGCGTTGCGCCGAAACAAGGAACGCTTTGATCGCACGGTCTTGCTGCTTTGAGTTTGGGCAAAGTTTGGCGAACTGTACGTCGGTCCACAGGCATCGCATCTGGAAACGCCGCTTTCCTGGGAACAAAACCAAGAAACAGCTCCTAAATGACTCGAATGCCGATCCGCTGCGCTGTAAACTGAGCACTCGAGTTGCTGAGGTCCGCAATGGGCAAGTCAACGCTTGGCATTGATTTGTTGGTTCGGAACTTGGTCGCTTTCATAGTGGAAGCATCGAATTGATTGGAGTCCTTGACGCGATGCGAACGCAAAGGAAACGAGGTTGTTCGATCAACCAGGGTGGGTTCTTCCTGATTTGGAAGAGGCAGCAAATCCGTTTGTTACGGCGTACGTCAGTGCAAAAAAGATTCAATGGATTGCTAGATGATTGAAGGATCCGTGTCGTGAGTCCGAAGTTGGGGACTCGCAGCAACGATCGAGCCTGGATGATTTTGGCGGAACATTTGGGTTGATGTGATGACAAAGAAACAGTGTTTGTAAA of the Rhodopirellula baltica SH 1 genome contains:
- a CDS encoding cytochrome c peroxidase, with amino-acid sequence MNSSKFPIRTFTARPSFVIVALCTGLLGPAMVVWSNQPSELSSVDRKGSQPVVTALPLVSPETKLHRRPVAVVAMGANRAVVANRRSGTLSFVNTETLHVDSEYQLGGHPTDVVRSGQSLLITEREGRLSAVQVNDDQPRLQWQVAMPDEPATVRVSSKGDWCSVCSTWARRVTFVSMPKTNGQSPEVLTSVELPFSPREQLLLPEQARLLVADAFGPRVAVIRLDDFQVESIREIPGNNIRGLTLGRDGENVYVTHELINEIAPPRSSEIIWGSMVSDATREISIQSIVDPEASLMSGSRFIAVGNNTRGAGDPNAALMRQDGRLLVTIGGLGQLGVVEPGGIGVTRIATGKRPVAIAEISADRFLIANELSDTLTRVDFHADASVVRKLLNERGETKQNETPQFESKPYDKEEYSSSKYEAESYRTEDYDTRDYDLDSDDDGESEDADYETQSYRASDDPEAEPIRPVRKIASYQIGPDATNEIEALFATATTLSLGISPELEPADRGEALFFDASLSRGGWYSCHSCHTDGHTSGSLADTLSDGGEGAPKRVLSLRGVGQTGPWAWIGDKSVIDEQVKQTLRLTMQGRRLNDRDVSDLVAFLKSIPPPPVFDPSDSEADRLLLEEGRHLFETLDCVACHSGHVFTSDASYDVGLDDERGTKEFNPPSLRGVGHLNGLFHDLRATSLEDVVGKFRHQLPRDLSEEEQTQLIRYLRSL